A genomic stretch from Streptomyces venezuelae ATCC 10712 includes:
- the aspT gene encoding aspartate-alanine antiporter has translation MGILKDHPELALFLCLAAGYLVGKLRVGPITLGGICGTLIVSLLIGAWAEVTVSDDVKTIFFALFIFSLGYMAGPQFFANLNKKSLRFFALCLIEVVCVVGIALGLAEAFDLDVGTAAGILAGAATESAVVGTATEAIGKLTDLTQEQITQYQGHVATAYTVCYLFGLITIVIYTSQIMPMMMRINLRDASRELWEKMRGTGGGLEADEREALPGMVGRTFLVTQADGARVGDLERSLGGRVTVEAVKRGSKVLTPPPPDFALTLSDLVLTVGRRANIIEAGRVIGPETPAVPGLDTPLATRQVSLTDRSAAGKSLDTLSKEHPEFSSGGVYVTDVLRNDQHLPATPETVVDRGDVLTLVGTRSGLGKLASKVGAVVKNDATDFIYLGLGIVCGSLLGQVVVRFGDVPMSLGTGGGCLISGLLFGWFRSRTQTFGAFPPQAAATLKDMGLAIFIACTGLVSGPQAWPLLKEYGALLPFAGIAMVLVPATISLLVGRKLLNIEKPLLIGAIAGQQCSTPAITSVTQVAQSSVPMLGYTITYTLSNFLLPLTGPLLVGILGA, from the coding sequence ATGGGAATCCTGAAAGACCATCCCGAACTCGCCCTCTTCCTCTGCCTCGCCGCCGGATACCTCGTCGGCAAGCTCCGGGTCGGCCCCATCACGCTCGGCGGCATCTGCGGAACCCTCATCGTCTCGCTCCTCATCGGCGCCTGGGCCGAGGTCACCGTCTCCGACGACGTGAAGACGATCTTCTTCGCCCTCTTCATCTTCTCCCTCGGCTACATGGCCGGCCCCCAGTTCTTCGCGAACCTCAACAAGAAGAGCCTGCGCTTCTTCGCCCTCTGCCTCATCGAGGTCGTCTGCGTCGTCGGCATCGCCCTCGGCCTCGCCGAGGCCTTCGACCTGGACGTCGGCACCGCCGCCGGCATCCTCGCCGGCGCCGCCACCGAGTCCGCGGTCGTCGGCACGGCCACCGAGGCCATCGGCAAGCTCACCGACCTGACGCAGGAGCAGATCACCCAGTACCAGGGCCACGTGGCCACCGCGTACACCGTCTGCTACCTCTTCGGCCTGATCACCATCGTGATCTACACCAGCCAGATCATGCCGATGATGATGCGGATCAACCTCCGCGACGCCTCCCGCGAACTCTGGGAGAAGATGCGCGGCACCGGCGGCGGCCTGGAGGCCGACGAACGCGAGGCGCTCCCCGGCATGGTCGGCCGGACGTTCCTGGTCACCCAGGCCGACGGCGCCAGGGTCGGCGACCTGGAACGCTCGCTCGGCGGCCGGGTCACCGTCGAGGCGGTGAAGCGGGGCAGCAAGGTCCTCACCCCTCCCCCGCCCGACTTCGCGCTGACCCTCTCCGATCTGGTGCTCACCGTCGGCCGGCGGGCCAACATCATCGAGGCGGGCCGGGTCATCGGCCCCGAGACCCCGGCCGTGCCCGGTCTCGACACCCCGCTCGCCACCCGGCAGGTCTCGCTGACCGACCGGAGCGCGGCGGGCAAGTCCCTGGACACCCTCTCCAAGGAGCACCCCGAGTTCTCCTCCGGCGGGGTGTACGTGACGGACGTGCTCCGCAACGACCAGCACCTCCCGGCCACCCCGGAGACGGTGGTGGACCGGGGTGACGTCCTCACCCTGGTCGGCACCCGCTCGGGCCTCGGGAAGCTGGCGTCCAAGGTCGGCGCGGTCGTGAAGAACGACGCCACCGACTTCATCTACCTCGGCCTCGGCATCGTCTGCGGTTCGCTCCTCGGCCAGGTCGTCGTCCGGTTCGGCGACGTCCCGATGTCCCTCGGCACCGGCGGCGGCTGTCTGATCTCGGGCCTGCTCTTCGGCTGGTTCCGCTCCCGGACGCAGACCTTCGGCGCCTTCCCGCCGCAGGCCGCCGCCACCCTCAAGGACATGGGCCTGGCGATCTTCATCGCCTGCACGGGACTGGTGTCGGGCCCGCAGGCCTGGCCGCTGCTCAAGGAGTACGGGGCGCTGCTGCCGTTCGCCGGGATCGCGATGGTCCTGGTCCCCGCGACGATCTCGCTCCTCGTCGGCCGCAAGCTCCTGAACATCGAGAAACCCCTGCTCATCGGCGCCATCGCGGGCCAGCAGTGCTCGACCCCCGCGATCACCTCGGTGACCCAGGTGGCCCAGAGCTCGGTCCCGATGCTCGGCTACACGATCACGTACACGCTCTCGAACTTCCTGCTTCCACTGACCGGGCCGCTGCTCGTCGGCATTCTCGGTGCGTGA
- the aspT gene encoding aspartate-alanine antiporter, with the protein MIEFLDRNIFQPHPELLVFLTVALGFLFGKLRYKAIALGAVTGCLVAGLLLGAQFKVTIDGTVKNLFFTMFLFALGYKVGPQFFRGLKKDGMPQVVNAVVVCVTGLLVSWGFAVMLGYGPGLSAGLLGGALTQSAVIGVAQDAIGNLPGLSAEQMKTEENLVAIGYAVTYPLGTILCAMLLANVLPKLYKRDLAQESAQLAKELDAPGDNPDLAEGYYEVVLRAYQMDHSPLVGRTIDDFENQQKELGHRIYITRVRREGQILAHDQQTVLRSGDVVAVSALRGSLVDFDARTHIGPETDDVELLGYETETLHVVASEKAQLGRTVAEVRREPFMVGVYIDKIYRSGAEFPYRLSTTLERGDTVVLTGPKRLVDPAGKALGKPVPTSFATDMLWVGLGIFLGGCVGIPALTVSGVPISLSTSGGALIMGLVFGWIRGKYPTYGNVPPGAQWFMDTLGLCLFVAVVGINAGPSFTSGLSTAGWGLLVWGAVATVVPLLVGFGFGHYVQKIRFPILMGVLAGGQTTTAAIGAINEQSKSQIPTLGYTIPYAVGNVLLTIWGAVIVILHH; encoded by the coding sequence ATGATCGAATTCCTCGACCGGAACATCTTCCAGCCCCATCCCGAGCTGCTCGTCTTCCTCACCGTCGCGCTCGGCTTCCTCTTCGGCAAGCTCCGCTACAAGGCGATCGCGCTCGGCGCCGTCACCGGCTGCCTGGTGGCGGGGCTGCTGCTCGGCGCCCAGTTCAAGGTCACCATCGACGGCACGGTGAAGAACCTCTTCTTCACCATGTTCCTCTTCGCCCTCGGCTACAAGGTCGGTCCCCAGTTCTTCCGGGGCCTGAAGAAGGACGGCATGCCGCAGGTCGTGAACGCCGTCGTGGTCTGCGTGACCGGCCTCCTCGTCTCCTGGGGCTTCGCCGTGATGCTGGGGTACGGCCCCGGGCTCTCGGCCGGCCTGCTGGGCGGCGCGCTCACCCAGTCGGCGGTCATCGGCGTCGCCCAGGACGCCATCGGCAACCTCCCCGGGCTCTCCGCCGAGCAGATGAAGACCGAGGAGAACCTCGTCGCGATCGGCTACGCCGTCACGTACCCGCTCGGCACCATCCTCTGCGCGATGCTCCTCGCCAACGTCCTGCCCAAGCTGTACAAGCGGGACCTGGCCCAGGAGTCCGCGCAGCTGGCCAAGGAGCTCGACGCGCCCGGTGACAACCCGGACCTCGCCGAGGGCTACTACGAGGTGGTGCTCCGCGCGTACCAGATGGACCACTCACCACTGGTCGGCCGGACCATCGACGACTTCGAGAACCAGCAGAAGGAGCTCGGGCACCGGATCTACATCACCCGGGTGCGCCGCGAAGGGCAGATCCTCGCCCACGACCAGCAAACGGTGCTGCGCTCCGGGGACGTGGTCGCCGTCAGCGCCCTGCGCGGCTCGCTCGTCGACTTCGACGCCCGCACCCACATCGGCCCCGAGACGGACGACGTGGAACTGCTCGGCTACGAGACGGAGACCCTGCACGTCGTCGCCTCGGAGAAGGCGCAGCTCGGCAGGACCGTGGCCGAGGTACGCCGCGAGCCCTTCATGGTCGGCGTGTACATCGACAAGATCTACCGGTCCGGCGCGGAATTCCCGTACCGGCTCTCCACCACGCTGGAGCGCGGCGACACGGTGGTCCTGACCGGTCCGAAGCGGCTCGTGGACCCGGCGGGCAAGGCGCTCGGCAAGCCCGTGCCGACCTCCTTCGCCACCGACATGCTCTGGGTCGGCCTCGGCATCTTCCTCGGCGGCTGCGTCGGCATCCCGGCGCTGACCGTGTCGGGCGTGCCGATCTCGCTGTCCACCTCGGGCGGCGCGCTGATCATGGGCCTGGTCTTCGGCTGGATCCGCGGCAAGTACCCGACGTACGGCAACGTGCCACCCGGCGCCCAGTGGTTCATGGACACCCTCGGCCTCTGCCTCTTCGTCGCGGTCGTCGGCATCAACGCCGGGCCCAGTTTCACCAGCGGCCTCTCGACGGCCGGCTGGGGGCTGCTCGTCTGGGGCGCGGTGGCGACGGTCGTGCCGCTGCTCGTGGGCTTCGGCTTCGGCCACTACGTCCAGAAGATCCGCTTCCCGATCCTGATGGGCGTCCTGGCCGGCGGCCAGACGACGACGGCCGCCATCGGCGCCATCAACGAACAGTCCAAGTCACAGATCCCGACGCTCGGTTACACGATCCCCTACGCCGTCGGCAACGTCCTGCTGACCATCTGGGGCGCCGTCATCGTCATCCTCCACCACTGA
- a CDS encoding bifunctional aspartate transaminase/aspartate 4-decarboxylase — protein MPRTTFTREEIQSFAQLSPFELKDKFIQLAQAAQAGKPGQKEKSQAQMLNAGRGNPNWVATGPREAFYALGYFALSESRRVWTADNLGGMPERPGCGARFDAFVRRHPDLPGIELLQDCVEYAVERFGFDKDAFVHELTDSTIGDNYPVPDRMLPHTEQIVRGYLNDEMFGGRPPAGNMSLFATEGGTAAMCYVFDSLMKNGILKKGDRIALMVPVFTPYIEIPELDTYDFDVVTVNASLFTETGVREWRYPAEEVAKLADPSVKMVCLVNPSNPPSLALSERVAHQIQDIVATTNPNLLIVTDDVYGTFVEGFRSIAADLPRNTLLVYSYSKHYGCTGHRLGVIGLHDDNVVDEMLAALPQDAKDRLNKRYGSLSLEPEKIRFIDRLVADSRQVALNHTAGLSLPQQVMMALFSLFDLLPEGQAYKEKIRGIVRRRLDLLLEGAQMKISEDAKRAGYYIELDLLAEAERVHGKDFSDFLEKNYEPVDPLFRLAEQTSVVLLNGGGFDGPEWSVRVSLANLDDLDYLKIGHHLRAIFDDYAEEWKTAKA, from the coding sequence GTGCCCAGGACCACCTTCACCCGCGAGGAGATCCAGTCCTTCGCGCAGCTCTCGCCGTTCGAGCTGAAGGACAAGTTCATCCAGCTCGCCCAGGCAGCGCAGGCCGGCAAGCCAGGCCAGAAGGAGAAGTCGCAGGCCCAGATGCTCAACGCGGGCCGCGGCAACCCCAACTGGGTCGCCACCGGCCCCCGCGAGGCCTTCTACGCGCTCGGCTACTTCGCCCTCTCCGAGTCCCGCCGCGTCTGGACCGCCGACAACCTCGGCGGCATGCCCGAACGCCCCGGCTGCGGCGCCCGCTTCGACGCCTTCGTGCGCCGGCACCCGGACCTGCCCGGCATCGAACTGCTCCAGGACTGCGTGGAGTACGCGGTCGAGCGCTTCGGCTTCGACAAGGACGCCTTCGTGCACGAGCTGACCGACAGCACGATCGGCGACAACTACCCCGTACCGGACCGGATGCTGCCGCACACCGAGCAGATCGTGCGCGGCTACCTGAACGACGAGATGTTCGGCGGGCGGCCGCCCGCCGGGAACATGTCGCTGTTCGCGACCGAGGGCGGCACGGCCGCCATGTGCTACGTCTTCGACTCCCTGATGAAGAACGGCATCCTGAAGAAGGGCGACCGGATCGCCCTGATGGTGCCGGTCTTCACCCCGTACATCGAGATCCCCGAGCTCGACACGTACGACTTCGACGTCGTGACGGTCAACGCGAGCCTCTTCACCGAGACCGGCGTCCGCGAGTGGCGCTACCCGGCCGAGGAGGTCGCCAAGCTCGCCGACCCCTCGGTGAAGATGGTCTGCCTCGTGAACCCCTCGAACCCGCCGTCCCTGGCGCTCAGCGAGCGCGTCGCGCACCAGATCCAGGACATCGTCGCCACCACCAACCCGAACCTGCTGATCGTCACCGACGACGTGTACGGCACCTTCGTCGAGGGCTTCCGCTCGATCGCCGCCGACCTGCCGCGCAACACCCTGCTCGTGTACTCGTACTCCAAGCACTACGGCTGCACAGGACACCGGCTCGGCGTCATCGGCCTCCACGACGACAACGTCGTCGACGAGATGCTCGCCGCCCTGCCGCAGGACGCTAAGGACCGCCTGAACAAGCGGTACGGCTCGCTGTCCCTCGAACCGGAGAAGATCCGGTTCATCGACCGGCTGGTCGCCGACTCCCGGCAGGTCGCCCTCAACCACACGGCCGGCCTGTCGCTCCCCCAGCAGGTCATGATGGCGCTGTTCTCGCTCTTCGACCTGCTCCCCGAGGGCCAGGCCTACAAGGAGAAGATCCGCGGCATCGTGCGCCGGCGCCTCGACCTGCTCCTCGAAGGCGCCCAGATGAAGATCTCCGAGGACGCGAAGCGGGCCGGGTACTACATCGAGCTCGATCTGCTGGCCGAGGCCGAGCGGGTGCACGGGAAGGACTTCTCGGACTTCCTGGAGAAGAACTACGAGCCCGTCGACCCGCTGTTCCGGCTCGCCGAGCAGACCAGCGTCGTCCTCCTCAACGGCGGCGGCTTCGACGGCCCCGAATGGTCGGTCCGGGTGTCGCTCGCCAACCTCGACGACCTCGACTACCTGAAGATCGGCCACCACCTGCGGGCGATCTTCGACGACTACGCGGAGGAGTGGAAGACCGCCAAGGCCTGA
- a CDS encoding glycoside hydrolase family 18 protein, translating into MGSSSHRRRASTRNKVVGAVVAVAVAGGVAFALTGTAQAAAVGAAYTRTSSWAGGYTGQYVVTNETSTPQSDWTLEFDLPAGTTIGSLWNGEHTVSGSHVTVKPASWNKQLAPGASVTVGFVTSAAGQAGDPANCLINKAACSAGGTAPTPSGRPTTTAPSPTATPRPTATATATASPRPTATATTAPTPTATPTPTPTATATGSPAGTARYAPYVDTSLYPAYDLLATADATGVKEFNLAFITSGGSCAPLWGGVTDLANDKVAAQIGALRAKGGDVRVSFGGAAGHELALNCSSSSALAAAYGKVVDQYKLTKVDFDIEGAALPDTAANTRRAQAIAQLQRSHPGLNVSFTLPVMPEGLTQPGVDLLADAKRNGVRVDAVNIMAMDYGPAYSADMGTYAVQAATATQAQIKGVLGLSDAAAWKAVAVTPMIGVNDVSSEIFTVDDATQLVDFAKSKGIGWLSMWSSTRDKQCAAGAVNHADATCSSILQQPLAFTKAFAAYK; encoded by the coding sequence ATGGGCAGCAGTTCGCACCGGCGCAGGGCGAGCACCAGGAACAAGGTCGTCGGGGCGGTCGTCGCCGTCGCCGTCGCCGGCGGTGTCGCGTTCGCGCTCACCGGTACGGCCCAGGCCGCCGCGGTCGGCGCCGCGTACACCAGGACCAGCTCCTGGGCCGGCGGCTACACCGGCCAGTACGTCGTCACCAACGAGACGAGCACCCCCCAGTCCGACTGGACCCTGGAGTTCGACCTCCCCGCCGGGACCACCATCGGCTCCCTGTGGAACGGCGAGCACACCGTCTCCGGCAGCCACGTCACCGTGAAGCCCGCGAGCTGGAACAAGCAGCTCGCGCCCGGCGCGTCCGTCACCGTCGGCTTCGTCACCTCGGCCGCCGGTCAGGCCGGCGACCCCGCCAACTGCCTGATCAACAAGGCCGCCTGCTCGGCCGGAGGCACCGCCCCCACCCCCAGCGGCCGCCCCACCACGACCGCCCCCTCGCCGACGGCGACGCCCAGGCCGACCGCCACCGCCACGGCCACCGCGAGCCCCAGGCCGACCGCCACCGCGACCACGGCGCCGACCCCCACCGCCACCCCCACCCCGACGCCCACGGCGACCGCCACCGGCTCCCCGGCCGGCACGGCCCGGTACGCCCCGTACGTCGACACCTCGCTCTACCCGGCGTACGACCTGCTCGCGACCGCCGACGCCACCGGCGTGAAGGAGTTCAACCTCGCCTTCATCACCTCCGGCGGCTCCTGCGCCCCGCTGTGGGGCGGGGTCACCGACCTCGCGAACGACAAGGTCGCCGCCCAGATAGGCGCCCTGCGTGCCAAGGGCGGTGACGTCCGGGTCTCCTTCGGTGGCGCCGCGGGCCACGAGCTGGCCCTGAACTGCTCGTCCTCCTCGGCGCTCGCCGCCGCGTACGGCAAGGTCGTCGACCAGTACAAGCTGACCAAGGTCGACTTCGACATCGAGGGCGCGGCCCTGCCGGACACCGCCGCGAACACCCGCCGCGCGCAGGCGATCGCCCAGCTCCAGAGGTCGCACCCCGGTCTGAACGTCTCCTTCACGCTGCCCGTCATGCCCGAGGGCCTGACGCAGCCGGGCGTGGACCTCCTCGCCGACGCCAAGCGCAACGGGGTCCGCGTCGACGCCGTGAACATCATGGCGATGGACTACGGGCCGGCCTACAGCGCCGACATGGGCACGTACGCCGTCCAGGCCGCGACCGCGACACAGGCGCAGATCAAGGGCGTCCTCGGGCTCTCCGACGCGGCCGCCTGGAAGGCCGTCGCCGTCACCCCGATGATCGGTGTCAACGACGTCAGCAGTGAGATCTTCACGGTCGACGACGCCACCCAGCTCGTCGACTTCGCGAAGTCCAAGGGCATCGGCTGGCTGTCGATGTGGTCCTCGACCCGGGACAAGCAGTGCGCGGCGGGCGCGGTGAACCACGCGGACGCCACCTGCTCCTCGATCCTCCAGCAGCCGCTGGCCTTCACGAAGGCCTTCGCTGCCTACAAGTAG
- a CDS encoding HAMP domain-containing sensor histidine kinase, with protein sequence MRWALVKVSLAVTAMVVVAFAVPLGLVVKEMARDRAFSNAERRAAGLAPVLAITTDRGELDKAVATTEDGAAGRLAVHVPAAEAGDPALEIGTRRAGEEELAATRTLGRASIAEVPGGFALLQPTALSSGKVAVVELFVPEGEVSNGVATAWLVLAGVGIALIVGSVAVADRLGVRMVRPAQRLAGAAHDLGEGRLGARVPEEGPPELKSAAVAFNSMADQVVQLLANERELAADLSHRLRTPLTVLRLNAASLGSGPAAEQTRAAVEQLEREVDTIIRTARDAKPQTQATGPGAGCDAAEVVRERMEFWSALAEDEGRRVRVAGVERPVRIPVARPELVAALDALLGNVFRHTPEGTAFSIDVHNGDDAVIVLVSDAGPGIADPAAALARGNSGARDGSTGLGLDIVRRMAETTGGDVAIGHSVLGGTEVRIWIGLDGRRSFGAATRRGHRPPRRRRGGTGTRRAVES encoded by the coding sequence GTGAGATGGGCGCTCGTCAAGGTGTCGCTCGCCGTCACCGCCATGGTCGTCGTCGCCTTCGCCGTACCCCTCGGGCTCGTCGTCAAGGAGATGGCCCGCGACCGGGCCTTCTCCAACGCCGAACGGCGCGCCGCCGGCCTCGCCCCCGTCCTCGCCATCACCACCGACCGCGGCGAGCTCGACAAGGCCGTCGCCACCACCGAGGACGGCGCCGCCGGGCGGCTCGCCGTCCACGTGCCCGCCGCCGAAGCCGGCGACCCGGCCCTGGAGATCGGCACCCGGCGGGCCGGCGAGGAGGAACTCGCCGCCACCCGCACCCTCGGCCGGGCCTCCATCGCCGAGGTCCCGGGCGGCTTCGCGCTGCTCCAGCCCACCGCGCTCAGCAGCGGCAAGGTCGCCGTCGTCGAACTCTTCGTCCCCGAGGGCGAGGTGTCCAACGGCGTCGCCACCGCCTGGCTCGTCCTCGCCGGCGTCGGCATCGCCCTGATCGTCGGCTCCGTCGCCGTCGCCGACCGGCTCGGCGTCCGGATGGTCCGGCCCGCCCAGCGGCTCGCCGGCGCCGCCCACGACCTCGGCGAGGGCAGGCTCGGCGCCCGGGTCCCCGAGGAAGGACCCCCCGAACTCAAGTCGGCCGCCGTCGCGTTCAACTCGATGGCCGACCAGGTCGTCCAACTCCTCGCCAACGAACGGGAACTCGCCGCCGACCTCTCCCACCGGCTGCGCACCCCGCTCACCGTGCTCCGGCTCAACGCGGCCTCGCTGGGCTCCGGTCCGGCCGCCGAGCAGACCCGCGCGGCCGTCGAGCAGCTGGAGCGCGAGGTCGACACCATCATCCGCACCGCCCGCGACGCGAAGCCGCAGACCCAGGCGACCGGGCCCGGCGCGGGCTGCGACGCCGCCGAAGTGGTGCGCGAGCGGATGGAGTTCTGGTCGGCGCTCGCCGAGGACGAGGGCCGCCGGGTCCGGGTCGCGGGCGTCGAGCGCCCGGTCCGCATCCCGGTCGCCCGCCCCGAACTCGTCGCCGCGCTCGACGCGTTGCTCGGCAACGTCTTCCGGCACACCCCCGAGGGCACGGCCTTCTCGATCGACGTCCACAACGGCGACGACGCCGTCATCGTGCTCGTCTCCGACGCGGGCCCCGGCATCGCCGACCCGGCCGCCGCGCTCGCCCGGGGCAACAGCGGGGCCCGGGACGGCTCCACGGGGCTCGGCCTGGACATCGTGCGGCGGATGGCGGAGACCACCGGCGGCGACGTCGCCATCGGCCACTCGGTGCTCGGCGGCACGGAGGTGCGGATCTGGATCGGCCTCGACGGTCGCCGCTCCTTCGGCGCGGCCACCCGCCGCGGCCACCGCCCCCCGCGCCGCCGCCGCGGCGGCACGGGCACCCGCCGAGCGGTCGAGAGCTGA
- a CDS encoding response regulator transcription factor, protein MASVLVVEDDQFVRSALIRRLSEASHTVRSVGTALEALREVAHFRFDVVILDLGLPDLDGSEALKMLRGITDVPVIIATARDDEAEIVRLLHAGADDYLVKPFSVDHLSARMAAVLRRARSTAGEAPPSRVIRVGGLTVDPLRRQAELDGEPLDLTRREFDLLAFLAGRPGVVVPRKELLAEVWQQSYGDDQTIDVHLSWLRRKLGETAARPRYLHTLRGVGVKLEPPREPQP, encoded by the coding sequence ATGGCAAGTGTGCTCGTGGTCGAGGACGACCAGTTCGTGCGCTCCGCCCTCATCCGCCGGCTCTCCGAGGCCTCCCACACGGTCCGGAGCGTCGGGACGGCTCTGGAGGCGTTGCGCGAGGTCGCCCATTTCCGTTTCGACGTGGTCATCCTCGACCTCGGACTGCCCGACCTGGACGGGTCCGAGGCGCTCAAGATGCTGCGCGGCATCACCGACGTACCGGTGATCATCGCGACCGCCCGGGACGACGAGGCCGAGATCGTACGGCTCCTCCACGCCGGCGCCGACGACTACCTCGTGAAGCCGTTCTCGGTCGACCACCTCTCCGCCCGGATGGCCGCCGTCCTGCGCCGGGCTCGGTCCACCGCCGGCGAGGCGCCGCCGTCCCGGGTGATCCGGGTCGGCGGGCTCACCGTCGACCCGCTGCGCCGGCAGGCGGAACTCGACGGGGAGCCGCTCGACCTGACCCGGCGGGAGTTCGACCTGCTCGCCTTCCTCGCCGGCCGGCCCGGCGTCGTCGTCCCGCGCAAGGAGCTGCTGGCCGAGGTGTGGCAGCAGTCGTACGGGGACGACCAGACCATCGACGTACATTTGTCATGGCTGCGGCGGAAATTGGGTGAAACGGCCGCCCGGCCGCGCTACCTCCACACCCTGCGCGGGGTCGGCGTGAAGCTGGAACCGCCCCGGGAGCCGCAGCCGTGA
- a CDS encoding spermidine synthase — protein sequence MARNKQRDRAASAVSVVETVDGGLAELIPDRERPRAWTLLIDGAPQSHVDLDDPAHLTFEYQRRLGHIADLAAPPNRPLQVVHLGGGAFTLARYVAATRPRSTQQIVELDGSLVQLVRRELPLDAGARIRVRSTDARAGLAKVQDGWADLVIADVFSGARTPAHLTSTEFLGEVRRVLRPGGFYAANLADGPPLTHLRGQIATAAAVFPELALAADPTVLRGRRFGNAVLLASDRELPVAELTRRVATDPHPGRVEHGRTLADFAGGAAPVTDASAKPSPVPPASVFR from the coding sequence GTGGCCAGGAACAAGCAGCGCGACCGGGCGGCGTCCGCCGTCTCCGTCGTCGAGACCGTCGACGGCGGACTCGCCGAACTCATACCCGACCGGGAACGCCCGCGCGCCTGGACGCTGCTCATCGACGGCGCCCCGCAGTCCCACGTGGACCTCGACGACCCCGCCCACCTCACCTTCGAGTACCAGCGGCGGCTCGGCCACATCGCCGACCTCGCCGCCCCGCCGAACCGGCCGCTCCAGGTCGTCCACCTCGGCGGTGGCGCCTTCACCCTCGCCCGGTACGTCGCCGCGACCCGGCCCCGCTCCACCCAGCAGATCGTGGAGCTCGACGGGTCCCTCGTCCAGCTCGTCCGCCGGGAGCTGCCGCTCGACGCCGGGGCCCGGATCCGGGTCCGGTCCACCGACGCCCGCGCCGGGCTCGCCAAGGTCCAGGACGGCTGGGCCGACCTCGTCATCGCCGACGTGTTCAGCGGCGCCCGCACCCCGGCCCATCTGACCAGCACCGAGTTCCTCGGCGAGGTGCGGCGGGTGCTGCGGCCCGGCGGCTTCTACGCGGCGAACCTGGCCGACGGGCCGCCGCTGACGCATCTGCGCGGCCAGATCGCCACGGCCGCCGCGGTCTTCCCCGAGCTGGCGCTCGCCGCCGACCCGACGGTGCTGCGCGGGCGGCGCTTCGGCAACGCGGTGCTGCTCGCCTCCGACCGGGAGCTGCCGGTGGCCGAGCTGACCCGCCGGGTCGCCACCGACCCGCACCCGGGCCGGGTCGAACACGGGCGGACGCTCGCCGACTTCGCCGGGGGAGCGGCGCCGGTCACCGACGCCAGCGCCAAGCCCTCACCCGTACCGCCCGCGTCCGTCTTCCGCTGA